The following proteins are co-located in the Diaphorobacter sp. HDW4B genome:
- the dapE gene encoding succinyl-diaminopimelate desuccinylase — MSPTLLLTEQLISRPSVTPNDEGCLELLAERLAPLGFVCERLDSGPADFRVSNLWAKRTSASADARTLVFAGHTDVVPTGPVEQWSSPPFTPTHRNGRLYGRGASDMKASIAAFVVAVEEFLAQHSNPDIHIAFLLTSDEEGPSIDGTKVVVERLRERAEPLEWCIVGEPTSVQKTGDMIKNGRRGTLSGKLTVRGVQGHIAYPQLARNPIHQAVPALAELAATEWDRGNEFFPPTSWQMSNIHGGTGATNVIPGSVVIDFNFRFSTESTAEQLKKRVHTVLDRHGLEYDLTWTLGGQPFLTTPGELVRAVQASIKEVAGIDTELSTTGGTSDGRFISQICKQVIELGPPNATIHKIDEHIALADVEPLTNIYRRTLELLNAGAFKA; from the coding sequence ATGTCACCCACCCTGCTTCTGACCGAACAGCTCATCAGCCGTCCCTCCGTGACGCCCAACGATGAGGGCTGTCTGGAACTGCTGGCCGAACGCCTCGCGCCGCTTGGCTTTGTCTGCGAGCGCCTCGACAGCGGCCCCGCCGATTTCCGAGTCAGCAACCTGTGGGCCAAGCGCACGTCGGCCTCTGCCGATGCGCGCACCTTGGTCTTCGCCGGTCACACCGACGTGGTGCCGACCGGCCCGGTCGAGCAATGGAGCAGCCCGCCCTTCACGCCCACGCACCGCAACGGTCGCCTGTACGGACGTGGCGCAAGCGACATGAAGGCATCCATCGCCGCTTTCGTGGTGGCGGTGGAGGAATTTCTGGCCCAGCACAGCAACCCGGACATCCACATCGCTTTCCTGCTGACCAGCGATGAGGAAGGCCCTTCCATCGACGGCACCAAGGTGGTGGTCGAGCGTCTGCGCGAACGCGCCGAGCCGCTGGAATGGTGCATCGTGGGCGAGCCCACCTCGGTGCAGAAGACCGGCGACATGATCAAGAACGGTCGCCGCGGCACGCTGTCGGGCAAGCTCACCGTGCGCGGTGTGCAAGGCCACATCGCCTACCCGCAACTGGCGCGCAATCCCATCCACCAGGCCGTTCCGGCACTCGCCGAACTCGCGGCCACCGAATGGGATCGCGGCAACGAATTCTTTCCGCCGACGAGCTGGCAGATGAGCAACATCCACGGCGGCACGGGCGCGACCAACGTGATTCCCGGCTCGGTGGTGATCGACTTCAATTTCCGCTTCAGCACCGAATCCACGGCCGAGCAGCTCAAGAAACGCGTTCACACCGTGCTGGACCGCCACGGTCTCGAATACGACCTGACCTGGACGCTCGGCGGACAGCCTTTCCTCACGACGCCCGGCGAGCTGGTTCGTGCCGTGCAGGCTTCCATCAAGGAAGTCGCAGGCATCGACACCGAACTCTCGACGACCGGCGGCACCAGCGACGGCCGCTTCATCTCGCAGATCTGCAAGCAGGTCATCGAACTCGGCCCGCCCAACGCCACCATCCACAAGATCGACGAGCACATCGCGCTGGCTGATGTGGAGCCGCTCACCAACATCTACCGCCGCACGCTGGAATTGCTCAACGCAGGAGCCTTCAAGGCATGA
- a CDS encoding PilT/PilU family type 4a pilus ATPase, whose product MSTMERILRLMAEKKASDVYLSAHAPALIKIDGECVPINSQILPPEAPLNLLAEIVEPHRIEELQETGELNMGVPLVGVGRFRVSAMRQRGSYAVVIRFIPSDIPALGSLSLPDVLSDLIMEKRGLILVVGATGSGKSTTLASMIDYRNGQQTGHVLTVEDPVEYQFTNKRSIINQREIGADTNTLQTALKNALRQAPDVILIGEIRDRETMSAAIAYAQSGHLCLATLHGNNSYHALNRILSFYPVEVRPTMLGDLASAMKAIISQRLVRTPQGARLPAVEVMLNTKLVADLIEKGDFSGVREAMEKSMAEGSQTFEEALAHLIMENKIDRKEGLSHADSPTNLLWRLQNDFALASKAAQAQTEAHQRIDDDQPSFTEIVLDVRPQ is encoded by the coding sequence ATGAGCACGATGGAAAGAATTCTGCGCCTCATGGCGGAGAAGAAGGCATCTGATGTGTACCTGTCGGCCCATGCGCCGGCACTCATCAAAATTGACGGCGAATGCGTGCCGATCAACAGCCAGATTCTTCCGCCCGAAGCGCCTCTCAATCTGCTCGCTGAAATCGTTGAACCCCACCGCATCGAAGAGCTGCAGGAAACGGGCGAGCTCAACATGGGCGTGCCGCTGGTCGGCGTGGGCCGTTTCCGCGTGAGCGCCATGCGCCAGCGCGGCAGCTACGCCGTGGTGATCCGCTTCATCCCGAGCGACATTCCGGCCCTCGGCTCGCTGAGCCTGCCCGACGTGCTCTCCGATCTCATCATGGAAAAGCGCGGGCTGATCCTGGTCGTCGGCGCCACCGGCTCCGGCAAGAGCACGACACTCGCCTCGATGATCGACTACCGCAATGGCCAACAGACCGGCCACGTGCTCACCGTCGAAGACCCGGTCGAATACCAGTTCACCAACAAGCGCTCGATCATCAACCAGCGCGAGATCGGTGCCGACACCAATACGCTGCAGACTGCGCTCAAGAACGCGCTGCGCCAAGCGCCCGACGTGATCCTGATCGGCGAAATTCGCGATCGCGAAACCATGTCCGCCGCAATTGCCTACGCGCAGTCCGGTCACCTCTGCCTTGCCACGCTGCACGGCAACAACAGCTACCACGCGCTCAACCGGATTCTGTCGTTCTACCCGGTCGAAGTGCGTCCCACCATGCTGGGCGACCTCGCCTCGGCCATGAAGGCCATCATCTCGCAGCGCCTCGTGCGCACCCCGCAAGGCGCGCGCCTGCCGGCCGTTGAAGTGATGCTCAACACCAAGCTGGTGGCCGACCTGATCGAAAAAGGCGACTTCTCCGGCGTGCGTGAGGCGATGGAAAAATCCATGGCCGAAGGCTCGCAGACCTTCGAAGAAGCGCTGGCCCACCTGATCATGGAAAACAAGATCGACCGCAAGGAAGGTCTGTCCCACGCCGATTCCCCCACCAACTTGCTGTGGCGTCTGCAAAACGACTTTGCGCTGGCCTCCAAGGCGGCTCAGGCCCAGACCGAGGCGCACCAGCGCATCGACGACGACCAGCCGTCATTTACCGAAATTGTGCTTGACGTGCGACCGCAGTGA